A window of Pseudobacteroides sp. genomic DNA:
AAATTGATAAAATAAAAGCTAGGGTAACCACAAATTAATTTGAAGGAGTGATATATTTATGTCAAATAAACGTAATGATTGTAAGTTATTATCATTGATTTTGACTTTAACTCTGTTAATTGGTGTAAGTAGAGGAATGGTAGTCAGGGCGGAAAGCTCAGACATTGACAAATCATGGATGATTGATCTGTCAGTATTCAAGCTCGACCCGGATGCAGACAAGACAGCTTATGTTGAAGGTCTGCTGGAATTACTTACTAACTTTAATAATTACTCATCCAAAGTTATTGGTGAGCAAGCCTTCAATATTGGTGCGGATGAGTACTATAAGTATTCGAATTATCTGCAGTATCAGGAGGTTTCAAAGTATCTTAATGACCCAAAGTACAAGGTTAAAGAGGTCCTAGACGAGTATGCAAAGGAAAACGATGAAGTAGATTCAATAAATTCAAAATATGAGCAACTATTGACATTTGGTGACACGCTTAGGGAGTTTTACGAAAAAACATTAAGTGGTGAAATTGATGCAGGTATTAAAGAAATATCTAAAACATTTGATGAAGAAAATAAGATAATAGCATCGGAAGCGGAAAAAAGGGCTAAAGAAATGGATCAATCAGGTGAAGATACAGGATCAGATTTATTTGGTAATGAATTTCCTCAGGATGCAGACGTTTATTTCAAAAAAATAAATTATTATATTGATGGTGTTTTACTGAATCTTGGAAGTTATAAGCCTGCAGAAGATAAAAAAGCAGAAATAGCAAAAACTATAGTTACACTAAATGAATCACGAGAAAAGGCCCAGACGCCTGTACTAAATATACTTGATAACATAAAGTTTTCAAGTACCCCAATAGTTCCGGGAAAGACTTCTGATAAAGAATATAAAACAACTTTTTCAGGCAGCGAAAATATATACGGGGTGGCGAATTTTACTAATGGAATAAAAACAGCCCTGGGCTCTAATGCAAAAACCGTTACAATTGAAGGTGCAGAATATATTACTCTTTATGCACAGTGTATGGTTGATATGAAACAAAATAACTATACATCTTCAAAAGCATATGTATATATTAAGAAAGCGGATTACAATTCAAATAAGGCAAGTGTGCCTTTTGAAATAATGCCTGATCCTACAAAATCTACTGCATTAAATTTGAACAGCTGGTATGATGTAATCTACCCGATTTTAAAGTCAGGAAAGAATAATGTCAGGATACAACTTGACTCTGATTATGAGGATAGAAATTATATTGCAAGAGGTGAGTTTGTATTAAACTGGTCAGATTCGGACAAAAGTAAGGTAACCAAAAAGGTTGCTGCTGCCGTAAAAAGGGTTGAAGACAATCAGGCAAATATCAGAAAGCTTCCTGGTTATTTCAAACAAAAGCATGTGCCCTATAAGGATGCTTCACTGAGTGATACAAAGATAAAGGAACTTGTTAAGAAAAAGTTTCCCAACTTGAAAAACATTATAAAAATAGTAAATCTTGATGGGAAAATGGGCTCCGAATGGATGATTGAAAAGAATGATTATGGAATACCTACAGAAAAGATAAGTAGTCATTATACCTGGCTACTTTACGAGGCAAAAGACGGCTGGTGCTACTATACTGAAATCAAATTTGTATGTACATACAAAGGCGGAGGAAAATACGGTTCGCCATACATTTTTATAAAGGATGCACCTATAAAAATCTCCAAGAAAAATGCAGTAATAAAGTAATAGTGAAATAATTGCTCAAAAGGGTTCAAAAATACCTCAAATGAGGTAAAAAGTTGATGAGAAATTCGCTTTTATATCGGATTGTTGCTTACGGGGTGGAATTGATAAAATAAAAGCAAGGATTAACTACAATTAATTAGGAGGTTCTAGTATGAGGATAGCGGTGATAATTATTGTAATTTTAGGCTCTTTGGTATCTGCAGGGCTGGGAGCTAAATGGGTATCGGATTACAATGGTAGCAAGCAAGAACTCGCATCTTTGAGTGAGACATCAAAAGAGTTAGGTTTAGACATATCATCAGAAATGAAGGAGCTTGAAAAAGCTAGGAACTGCGGATATGCTTTGATATTATGTGGAATTATTGCATTGATATCAGTATTTCTCCTGCGGAGATTAGGTAAGATAAGTGCAATAATAATTATTATTACAGGCATTATTCCAGTATTTTTTACAGCCATTACTCTAGTATTTACTTTTATGTTAATACTTGGAGGAATATTGGGCTTCTTTGTGAAACCAAAAGCAATAACAGCTTAATCTCTTTACTTTCAAGTATAAATTAATGAAATTTTGTGTATAAGTAAGTCAAGTTGAGAATAGCGAATACCATAGCCGGCTCGTTACGTTCAACTTGACTTAACTTAATCAATCAACTAATTCAAGTTAATGTAAAAAATTATATCCCAAATAATGAGTTCTTCTTGTTTGTTTCAAAGTAGCTTAAGTTGAGATAACACTAGGAAGAAAGATGAATTTACACATATTGGGGGGTGGGAAATCATGCGAAAATTTATTATGGTGATTTTGATGATATTAATTGTCACGGCTTCTACTGCATGTGATAGTAAAATAACGGAAGTCCCTTCATCCTTAGCCGCTAGTTCTACTACGCCCCAAAATGTAGCATCAACAACTGCTAATTCAAAAAATACTCAAAAATCAGAGACCTCAAAAGGAACCCAGCATGTATGGGTTAAAGTTGGCAAATCAGTTAGCTTTCAAAATGTAATATATACTGTAAATGCTATTAAGAAAAGTAAGGGTAAGCTTTTTTCTGCAAAGAACGGAAATGTTTATTACACAATTGACATGACAATAAAGAACAACAGCAAGGAAGAAATGGCGGTAAGCTCTATTCTATTGTTTGCACTTTATGACTCTAAAGGTAAAATATTTAATATATCAGTTGGTGGCCTGGTAGAAATGGAAGAGGATCAACTCGAGCAATTAGATGGAAGTATAGCTGTGAAAGGAGAAATGAGGGGCGGTTTGGCTTATGAAATACCCGAGAAAGCTAAAGGCTTAAAGCTTGATGTCAAAACCTTGTTGGGAAATGATAAAGTAACATTTAACCTGGATGAGTAGGTTTTTTTGAGCTAAGTAGATATGACCTGCTTTTATGCCTGTGGTTTCAG
This region includes:
- a CDS encoding DUF4352 domain-containing protein, whose amino-acid sequence is MRKFIMVILMILIVTASTACDSKITEVPSSLAASSTTPQNVASTTANSKNTQKSETSKGTQHVWVKVGKSVSFQNVIYTVNAIKKSKGKLFSAKNGNVYYTIDMTIKNNSKEEMAVSSILLFALYDSKGKIFNISVGGLVEMEEDQLEQLDGSIAVKGEMRGGLAYEIPEKAKGLKLDVKTLLGNDKVTFNLDE